In the Enterococcus rotai genome, AAGCGAAGCGCTCATGTTTATTATATGTTGAATAAGCCTCAAGGTGTGGTGACTGCAGTCAAGGATGCACACCATCAAACGGTCATTGATCTACTGGATGTAAAGGATCAAAGAGCAGGAATCTATCCGATTGGGCGGTTGGATCGTGATACAGAAGGGCTGTTGTTACTTACTGATAATGGTCAGTTGGGCTATCAATTGCTACTTCCACACAAAAAAGTAACGAAACGCTATGAGGTTGTGGTGAATGAACGATTGACTGAAGCTGATTGTGAAGCCTTTGCGGACGGAATCATTTTTTCAGACGGTAAAAAATGTAAGCCAGCAGAATTGACGATTTTATCTTCAGAAACACAGAAAAGTCGTGCATACTTAGATATTACGGAAGGCAAATTTCATCAGGTCAAAAAAATGTTTTTATCTGTTGGGAAAAAAGTGATTCATTTAAAACGTTTATCCATGGGACCGATCCAATTGGACCCTTCCCTTAGTTTAGGCGAGTATCGTTCGTTGAACCAAGAAGAATTAAAGACGCTACTGCCTTATTTTACGATTCATAAAAAAGAAAAGAGTGTGGACTATGAAATTTAAAACCTTATTATTTGATGTTGATGATACACTACTAGATTTTCAAGCAACAGAAAAAAAAGCATTACAAGCACTGTTTGAAGAAGAGGAAGTAACATTGACAGATGAAATAGAAGCAACCTATAAAAAAATCAATAGCCAATTATGGCGGGAATTTGAACAAGGAAAGACAGACAAAAAAACAGTTACAGATACTCGCTTTAGCTTATTATTTGATCAGTTGAATAAGTCAGTTGATGGCAAAAAAATGGGGGAGCGATATCGTTATCATTTAAGTCAAGGACACGATTTACTAGGCAACAGCAAATCGATTATTGAGCGTCTTAAACCTGATTATGATTTGTATATTGTGACAAACGGTGTAGCAAAAACGCAGTATCAACGACTAAAAGATTCAAATATGACTGAATTTTTTAATGATATTTTTGTGTCAGAAGAGGTAGGCTATCAAAAACCAATGAAAGAATATTTTGATTATGTTTTTGACCGAATTCCTAATTTTGAACATGAAAAAACAATGATCATTGGGGATTCCTTGGCTTCAGATATTCAAGGTGGGAATCTAGCTAATATTCAAACACTGTGGTTAAACCCATCAAAACAACCAGCTCATTCAGAGATTCAGCCAACGTATGAAATTAGTCGTTTGGATGAGATTTTTACTATATTAGAATAATAAAAAAAGAGGACAAGCACTTTGTGAAGGGGCTTGTCCTCTTCTTTAGGTTACACATCAATACTTAAACGAACCATATCTTTTAAAATCAGCTTATTTTCCACGATTTCTTCTTCATAGTGGCGAAGAAAAAAGTCTCGATCAATACTAGTCATCCGGAAGCCGCATTTTTGATACAGGTATAATTGGCCAAAACTAGTGCTGCCCGTGCCGATTTCTACCGTTTTGTACTGGCTATTTTTAGCATAACTCAGTGCAAATTGAAGTAATTTCTCGCCGATTCCTTGACCTTGATATGTTTTAGCTACAGCAATATTGACGATTTCCAAGGTTTCTGGCCTAGTAGGAAGCAAAGCTAAAATACCTGCTTCAGTACCATTAAATATAGCTTCAAAACAAACGCTACGTTTGACATAGTTTTCAACTAAATGTTTGTCTGGATCGGCTAATAATAATAGGTCGAAGTGGACAGCTTGAAGTTCTTGGATTTCTCTAATTATCATCGAATTGTTCCTTTCTAATAAATGGGTTGAATAAATGAACAGTTTTTTTTAATTAAATAGATAAAATTGTAGCTTTCTTGCTCGTTTCTATTATAATAGAAAAAGGTTATTATGACTATTACACATAAGAGAGAGGTTTCGTTGAATGAAAAATACTCAACCAATCGTGATTGGTGTTACTGGCGGTTCCGGAAGTGGGAAAACCAGTGTTAGTCGGGCGATTTTCAATCATTTCCCCAATCATTCGATCATGATGTTGGAACAAGATTCTTATTATAAAGATCAAAGCCATCTGAGTTTTGAAGAAAGACTGGCCACGAATTATGACCATCCGTTTGCTTTTGATACGGATCTGTTGATCAAACATTTACAGCAGTTGATAAACTATCAGACGATTGAAAAACCAGTGTATGATTATGTTGCCCATACAAGAAGTTCGGATATCATTATTCAAGAACCAAAAGAAGTGATTATTTTAGAAGGTATTTTAATTTTAGAAGATAGCCGTTTAAGAGAATTAATGGATATTAAACTGTATGTCGATACTGATGATGATATTCGGATCATCCGCAGAATCAAACGTGATATGGAAGAGCGTGGTAGAACATTAGACTCTGTTATTGAACAGTATCTAACTGTTGTAAAACCAATGTACCATCAATTTATTGAACCAACAAAACGCTATGCAGATGTAATCGTTCCAGAAGGTGGCGAAAATCACGTAGCCATTGATTTGATCACAACAAAAGTAGCTAGCATTTTACATGACTCTTGACTAAATAAAGGCTAATAAAAAATAGCAGTCGTATTGGGCTATCCCTAATATGAATGCTATTTTTTTGTTATTTTATATTGATCCTGAAAAATGAAACATAGACAAATCATTCTTGTGTGTAGTATCTTATGAGATAACTATTCAGCAATGTCAGTTAGTTTGAAAGGAACAGGGCAGATGAGAATTTTAATTATTGAAGACAATCGAGAATTAGCATTAACTGTACAAAAAGGATTGGAGCGGGGAAAATTCATAGTAGACTTGGCTTTTTCAGGCATGGACGGAGAAGAAAAAGCATATGTAAATACATACGATGCTATCTTACTAGACTTAAATTTACCAGATAAAGATGGATTGTCGATTTTACATTTTTTAAGAGAGTCAATGATCGACACACCAATTATTATTATCACGGCCCGAGATGAGATCGAAGAACGGGCGAAAGGCTTGGACTTTGGGGCAGATGATTATTTGGTAAAACCTTTTGAATTATTAGAATTAGTAGCCCGCATTCGTGCGGTTATTCGGCGTTTCCATGGACGAACGTCTCCCCATATTAAAATCAACCAACTCATGATCGATCCAGTTAAACGTTTTGTCAGTTATGGCGGTGCAGAGATTGTCTTAAAACCGAAAGAATTTGATATTTTATTGTGTATTGCCCAAAAGCATCCGGCTGTTGTCTCTACAGAAGAGATTGCAGAACATGTGTATGACGAACATTTTGACCCGTTTTCTTCTGTTTTACGTGTCCATCTGGCTAGAGTAAAAAAACAGCTTGCACAAGCATCGGGCAAGGAAATGCTAAAAACCATTCGAGGGAAGGGCTATCAACTATGCGAGTAAATTTAAAAATCAGTTTAACCGTATTAACATTTGCTTTTTTTGTCATGTTGATTATTAGCGGCGGCTTTTTTGCGGTAAAGAGTAATTGGAGTTCAATGAACGTTGGTCAATCGCTAGGGACTGCTGTTTATGTTATCAATGATTCTACAGAATTAACTGCTCAGCCAGCAACAACATTAGAGATTAGATCAGATGAAGTAGTGAGTACAACAGTCTTGGATGATATTTACTTAAACAGCTTTTTAAAGTATTTGCCAATGATTATTTTAGTTGTCTGTTCTGCTTTGTTGGTCTTGACCATGACATTATGGTACGTTTTACGTCGAATTTATACCAAACAAATGGTCACGATTATCCACGATCTGCAATTTCTAGAAAAATTTTCAGAAGATAAAGTGGAAGATCAAGCAGTAGCCGAAGCATTTAAACAGCTTAAGGATAAATTCGATGGCCATTTGAACGACTATAAACGGTTAAGCAGCTATCTGACTCATGAACAAAAAAATGCCATTGCTATTTTAAGAGCTAATTTAGAGTTAGAACAAAATGAAACAGCTAACCTACATATTTTGGATCGTCTGACCGATAGTATCGATGACATTTTAACCTTATCTAACAGTACTGGCGAAGCTATGAGTGAACAAGTTGATGTTTCATTGATTTGTGCAGAAGTTTGCGATACGTATCGTAAAAGTTATCCAGCGCTGTCATTTTCGTTTGATGAAGCCGGCTCCACAGTGATTTTAGGAAAAAATCGCTGGATTTATCGAGCAGTCTCAAATTTAGTGGATAATGCAATAAAATATGGGGAGCAAAAACCTATAATGGTCTCTGTCAACAACCGTAAAGGAAGCATTATTGTTGAAATCAAAGATCAAGGCAAAGGAATCGATCCTAAGGTACATGCTACTATTTTTGATCATAATTATCGGATCAATGGATTGAAACAAGATGGTTATGGGATCGGGTTGTCTGTTGTCTCTCATGTATGTGATTTATGTCAGGGTTTTGTTTACGTTGAAAGTAAGAAAAATATAGGGTCTACTTTTTATCTGTCATTTCCACAAATGGTTGAAAGTTAACATTCAGTTAACAATTGATTTGGTATTGTAGTTATAAGAAAGGAGGAGAGCAAGAAGATGTTCGTCTTAAAACATGCTTTCTTAAATCTTAAAAGACATAGTTGGAATTATTTACTTGTTTGCATAATGTTATTTGTGTTGATTTTAGGTTTAATGGTTACAAACATCATCTATACTTCAGCTAAATTATTTGCAAATGATTACAGTAAACAATTTCCCACGATTGTGTCGGTTTTAGAACCAGATTTAAGTAATACAACGCATGACAAAAAACTAACAAAAGAGCAATACCTCAAATTTGGAGAATCTAAGTACGTAGCAGGGGTAAAAATGGTAGCTAGCGTGCCCATTTCATTGAATCCCCTGAAAACAATCGACATGCCTAGCCCAGTTCAGTTTCAAAAACTGGAGGGAAATGAAGGAGCTAACAACTTTTATCAAGCAACAGCAAATTGGCTTGGGGCATCAGCGGATGATCTTATTGAAGGACTCAATGACAGCAATATGGAAATCGTAACTGGGAGTCCGAAGCTAAAGTTAAATGAGTGTTTAATCAGCAGTGAATTGGCACAGTTGAATCAACTGAAAACAGGAGATACGATTCAACTAACAGTAACAGGAAATGGAATAACAGAATATCAGACACTAACTATCGCTGGAATCTATCAGCCCAAAAAACTAGCCGAATCAGCTGAGTTCAAAGAGTTGATGATGACTCAGGAAAACAATGTTTTTACGAATTGGGAAACCATCCATGCTTTGGAAAACTTTGATCGTTTAGGCTACAACAACATTTCTTATGAATTAAAAAATCAGAAGAATTTTGATCGCTTTCTAAAAGAGATGCAAACAAAAGGGATGCCGAGTGAATATCAAGTAATGACCAATGAAGTAAGTTTGGAAATGCTTTTGAGTCCCGTCAATGGAGTTGGCACTTTGGCTGGAACGATTTTATTAGGCTTGTTTATTTTCGGTAATTTTAGTCTGTTATTATTTTCACTTCGGAACTTTAGACAAAGACAGACAGAAATTTGCGTTTTGCGTAATCATGGCATTACAAAAAAACAACTGATTGAAAGCCGAGTACTTGAATTGTTTGTCGTTGCTGGGGTTAGTTTCATTATCGCTTTGATCGTTACAAACTGGGTTGTACAACCAATCGCTAATTGGCAGTTGCAGAATCAAAAGATGCTGATGGGAAACATTGATCCGCTATTCAGTAGTACATCTAGTGGAAACGTAGAAACGATAAAATCAATTCCAATGATGTTCACTAAAGGAACATTCATCAATACGCTTGGACTTACCGCATTGTTTTTGACCACGATTATATTCATTGATAGTTATAAACTTTTCAAATTTGAATCAATTGAATGTTTGTTAGAAAGGAAAATAGACGAGTAATGATTCTCTCTCTTAAAAATATAGTATATACGCATAAAAAGAACAAAGAGACTGTGTTAGACGATGTCACGATCGATTTTTCATTGGGGAAGGTCTATGGCATTTTAGGGAAAAGTGGTGTGGGGAAAACCACGTTGCTTGCCTTGATCGCTGGAATGGACAAGGTCAGTTCAGGTGAACTTCTTTTCAAAAGATGCAACCTAACTAAACTCGATCGTGACCGTTATCGCCGACAAGAAATTGGGGCGATTTTCCAACAGTACAATGTTCTGTCTAATGAAACGGCTGTAACCATGCTCAAATTGTGCACGCTCAATTCCGACACACAAAGAAAAAGTGACGGTTATTTTTATGAAGCGTTAAGAAAAGTCGGACTAGATGAGAAATTGGCAAACCAAAAAATAAAAAAAATGTCTGTTTCGAATCGGCAAAGAGTCTATTTAGCTCAAGCGGTAATCAATGATCCTAAGATTATGTTGATCGATGATCCGGTTGAGTCACTAAGTGAACTTTCATTAGACGTGGTCATGGAATACATACGTATATATGCAAAAAATGAAGACAAGTGTATTATCATCGCCTCACGATCAAAAGTGATCGCAGAGTATGTTGATGAGTTATGGGGATTGAATGGTGGGAAACTATCATTTATTAAAGACAATGTAGAATAAAAAACGTTTTAAAGGATATCGAAGGTTGTTGTTGATTCGACTGAATAGTGTAATGATATCTGACTAAGCCGTTTCTTCATTGTTTTTAAGTAGGAAGGAAGACTATATGAACTATTGGAATCGAGCATTATGCAGTGTTACAAGAAGAAAAGGAAAATCAATTATTTTATTTGC is a window encoding:
- a CDS encoding 16S rRNA pseudouridine(516) synthase produces the protein MRLDKLLELEKIGSRRRVKALIRSKQVTVDGQIILDESQNVDAKLQDIYVGNKKIKRSAHVYYMLNKPQGVVTAVKDAHHQTVIDLLDVKDQRAGIYPIGRLDRDTEGLLLLTDNGQLGYQLLLPHKKVTKRYEVVVNERLTEADCEAFADGIIFSDGKKCKPAELTILSSETQKSRAYLDITEGKFHQVKKMFLSVGKKVIHLKRLSMGPIQLDPSLSLGEYRSLNQEELKTLLPYFTIHKKEKSVDYEI
- a CDS encoding YjjG family noncanonical pyrimidine nucleotidase — its product is MKFKTLLFDVDDTLLDFQATEKKALQALFEEEEVTLTDEIEATYKKINSQLWREFEQGKTDKKTVTDTRFSLLFDQLNKSVDGKKMGERYRYHLSQGHDLLGNSKSIIERLKPDYDLYIVTNGVAKTQYQRLKDSNMTEFFNDIFVSEEVGYQKPMKEYFDYVFDRIPNFEHEKTMIIGDSLASDIQGGNLANIQTLWLNPSKQPAHSEIQPTYEISRLDEIFTILE
- a CDS encoding GNAT family N-acetyltransferase, with the translated sequence MIIREIQELQAVHFDLLLLADPDKHLVENYVKRSVCFEAIFNGTEAGILALLPTRPETLEIVNIAVAKTYQGQGIGEKLLQFALSYAKNSQYKTVEIGTGSTSFGQLYLYQKCGFRMTSIDRDFFLRHYEEEIVENKLILKDMVRLSIDV
- the udk gene encoding uridine kinase codes for the protein MKNTQPIVIGVTGGSGSGKTSVSRAIFNHFPNHSIMMLEQDSYYKDQSHLSFEERLATNYDHPFAFDTDLLIKHLQQLINYQTIEKPVYDYVAHTRSSDIIIQEPKEVIILEGILILEDSRLRELMDIKLYVDTDDDIRIIRRIKRDMEERGRTLDSVIEQYLTVVKPMYHQFIEPTKRYADVIVPEGGENHVAIDLITTKVASILHDS
- a CDS encoding response regulator transcription factor; this translates as MRILIIEDNRELALTVQKGLERGKFIVDLAFSGMDGEEKAYVNTYDAILLDLNLPDKDGLSILHFLRESMIDTPIIIITARDEIEERAKGLDFGADDYLVKPFELLELVARIRAVIRRFHGRTSPHIKINQLMIDPVKRFVSYGGAEIVLKPKEFDILLCIAQKHPAVVSTEEIAEHVYDEHFDPFSSVLRVHLARVKKQLAQASGKEMLKTIRGKGYQLCE
- a CDS encoding sensor histidine kinase: MRVNLKISLTVLTFAFFVMLIISGGFFAVKSNWSSMNVGQSLGTAVYVINDSTELTAQPATTLEIRSDEVVSTTVLDDIYLNSFLKYLPMIILVVCSALLVLTMTLWYVLRRIYTKQMVTIIHDLQFLEKFSEDKVEDQAVAEAFKQLKDKFDGHLNDYKRLSSYLTHEQKNAIAILRANLELEQNETANLHILDRLTDSIDDILTLSNSTGEAMSEQVDVSLICAEVCDTYRKSYPALSFSFDEAGSTVILGKNRWIYRAVSNLVDNAIKYGEQKPIMVSVNNRKGSIIVEIKDQGKGIDPKVHATIFDHNYRINGLKQDGYGIGLSVVSHVCDLCQGFVYVESKKNIGSTFYLSFPQMVES
- a CDS encoding ABC transporter permease yields the protein MFVLKHAFLNLKRHSWNYLLVCIMLFVLILGLMVTNIIYTSAKLFANDYSKQFPTIVSVLEPDLSNTTHDKKLTKEQYLKFGESKYVAGVKMVASVPISLNPLKTIDMPSPVQFQKLEGNEGANNFYQATANWLGASADDLIEGLNDSNMEIVTGSPKLKLNECLISSELAQLNQLKTGDTIQLTVTGNGITEYQTLTIAGIYQPKKLAESAEFKELMMTQENNVFTNWETIHALENFDRLGYNNISYELKNQKNFDRFLKEMQTKGMPSEYQVMTNEVSLEMLLSPVNGVGTLAGTILLGLFIFGNFSLLLFSLRNFRQRQTEICVLRNHGITKKQLIESRVLELFVVAGVSFIIALIVTNWVVQPIANWQLQNQKMLMGNIDPLFSSTSSGNVETIKSIPMMFTKGTFINTLGLTALFLTTIIFIDSYKLFKFESIECLLERKIDE
- a CDS encoding ATP-binding cassette domain-containing protein, encoding MFVRKENRRVMILSLKNIVYTHKKNKETVLDDVTIDFSLGKVYGILGKSGVGKTTLLALIAGMDKVSSGELLFKRCNLTKLDRDRYRRQEIGAIFQQYNVLSNETAVTMLKLCTLNSDTQRKSDGYFYEALRKVGLDEKLANQKIKKMSVSNRQRVYLAQAVINDPKIMLIDDPVESLSELSLDVVMEYIRIYAKNEDKCIIIASRSKVIAEYVDELWGLNGGKLSFIKDNVE